The genomic segment CAGCAGCGGATCGCGGGGCTCGTGCAGGGGGACCTCCTCGCGTCGGGCTCGTTCTCCGATCCGGAGGTCGCGCTCCGGCTCGTCGTCGTCGAGCCCACGATCGGCGAGTTCACCGGCGACAGCCTCGTCGCCGATCTCGATTACGTGCCGGGCGTCCTCACGGTGCAGCGCGCGGCGTGGTCGTCCGAGGGGAGCCGTCTCTCGCTCTCCGGATCGCTCCGTCCGTCGCTCCCGCTCCAGGAGTGGACGCGTGCCTTGGCGAAGCGTGACCGCGCCTGGGCGTCGCGCGCGGCGCTCGCGCTCTCCGTGGAGGCGGACTCGTTCGACCTCGGCATCCTCGCGCCGGCCGACACGGCGCTCCGGTCGCTCGAGGGCATCGCCTCGCTGCGCGCGCGCATCGGCGGCACGGCCGAGGCGCCGGTGCTCGATCTCACCGCGGCAGCGCCCCGGATCCGGTACCGCGGGGTGGACGGCGTGATTCCCGGCATCGAGATCGCCTACCAGAGCCGCCGTCTCCTCGTGAACCGCTTCGAGGTGCGCCAGGACGACGCCGCGTCACAGATTCGCGGCGAGCTGCCGCTCGACCTGTCGTTCTACGCGGAGGACCGGCTCGTCGATGACCGGCCGCTCGCGCTCGCGGTCGACATCCCGAACGGCGACCTCTCGATCGCGCGGCTCCTGTTTCCGGAGATCGGAACGTCGAGCGGCGCGTTCGGCGCTTCCGCGCGCCTCTCCGGGACGTGGGCCCACCCCAGGGTCACGGGCACGGCGAAGGTGTCGAACGGCCGTCTGCGCCTGGCGGGGCGGGAGGAGGTCATCGACCGGATCGTGCTCGACGCCACGTTCGACGAGACGCAGCTCACCATCGCGAACGCGGTGGGACGCCAGGGGGAGAAGGGACGCATCCAGGCGAGCGGCACGTGGCGCTGGCCGTCGGGCTCGTCTCGGGGCGTCAAGGCGCGCTTCGGTCCGCCCGGCGAGTACCGGTTCCGCGTGGCGACCACCGAGTTCGCGGTGACGGATCGGGAGAACTACTACCTGCGCCTGAACGGCGAGTTCGACATCGAGAGCGCGAGACATCCCCAAGGGGGCACCGTGCCGAAGATCACGGGCCGCACCACGGTGACGAAGGGCGAGCTGACGCTCGATCTCTCGAAGCCGTCCACCGCGCCGGGGGAGCCCGCGCCGTTCCTCTACTACATCACCGTCGACGTCCCCGGGAACTTCTTCTATCGGAACCTGGACGCGGAGGTGGAGCTCGAAGCTCAGAGCTCCCCCATCATCTTCCGGAACGAGGGAGCCGGAGATCTGGCACTGGGAGTGCTCGAGGTCCGCAGCGGTAAGTATTACGTGGCTACGCGGGAGTTCCGGAATCTCCAGGGAACCGTGAATTTCAACAATCCCGACCGGATCGACGCCGAGGTCAACATCGTGGGCGAGACATCGCTCCCCACACCGGAAGGGACCCCGGCGACCGTGTACCTGTCGCTCACCGACCGGATGTCGCGGCTCAAGGTGACCGTCTACGACGACGTGGGCACGCCGCCCAACGAGCTCTGGAAGGCCCTCGCCTTCGGGCAGTTCGTGCGCGGCTACAGCGTCTCGTCCTCCGAGTCCTCCAACCCCGAGGCGAGCGTGATGGTCCCGATCTCGAACTACCTGTTCCAGAACGTGGAGCGGTGGCTGGGGAGCTCGGGGTTCATCGACACGATCGACCTGAGAGGCGGCGGAGCAGGCAGTGACGCCGCGGGGAGCGGGAACACTCCCATCAGCGCGTTCGGTGTCGGAAAGTACGTGACCCCGGAGCTTTACTTCAAGTACAGTCGTGAATTCTCCGGGGAGACGGACGAGCAGATCGGCGCGGACTACCGCGTCTCGCGCCACCTCCTTCTCAAGGGGCAGCAGGTCCGCGACCTCTCCGGCACCGAGCCGACGGAATACAATCTCGACCTCAAGATCCGACTGGAATACTGATCGACGCGTGGAGCTGAATCCGGTTCAACGCCAGGCCGTGGAGCATCCCGGCGGCCCCCTCCTGATCCTGGCCGGCGCCGGGAGCGGGAAGACGCGCGTGCTCACGGGGCGCGTGGCGCACCTCGTCCGCGAGGCGGGCGTGCCCGAGTGGGCCGTCCTCGCCTTCACCTTCACGAACAAGGCCGCGCGCGAGATGCGGGAGCGTGTCGAGGGGCTCCTCGGCGAGGACGACTCGAAGGTCTGGGTCGGCACCTTCCACGCGACCTGCGTGCGCATCCTCCGCCGCCACGCGGAGCTCCTGGGGTATCCCAAGAACTTCGTCATCTACGACACGGACGACCAGCGCTCGCTCCTCCGCGCGATTCTCCGCGAGCAGGGGGGGGACGACAAGGCGCTGACCCCGGCCGGCGCGTCGGCCCGGATCTCGACCTTGAAGAACGCCGGGATCACGCCGGAGGAGTTCGAGTCGCGCGCGGCGAGCCCGCTCGAGCGGAAGCTCGCGCCCGTGTACGCACGGTACGCGCGGGGGCTTCGGGACCGGGCCGCGATGGACTTCGACGACCTCATCCTGCTCACCGTGCGGCTCCTCGACATGGACGAGGAGGTCGCGCGGTCGTACGCGGGCCGGTTCCGCCACGTGCTGGTGGACGAGTACCAGGACACGAACGCGATCCAGTTCGATCTGATCGAGCGGCTCTCCCGCGTCCACCGGAACCTCACCGTGGTGGGGGACGACGACCAGTCGATCTACGCCTGGCGCGGCGCCGACGTGGGGAACATCCTCTCCTTCGAGGAACGCTTCCCGGACGCGGCCGTGCTGCGCCTGACCCAGAACTACCGGTCCACGAAGACCATCCTCCGCGCCGCGAACGGCGTCGTGAAGCACAACGAGGGGCGGAAGGAGAAGGAGCTCTGGACGGAGAACGAGACCGGGGAGCCGGTCACGCTCCACGTGCTTCCGGACGAGGAGGCCGAGGGCGAGAAGGTGGTCTCGATCCTCCTCGAGCAGCGCCGGTCGAAGGGCCGAACGAACCGGGATTTCGCGATCCTGTACCGGACGAATGCGCAGTCGCGCGCCGTCGAGAACGCGCTCCGGCGCTCGGCGATCCCGTACCAGCTCACGGGCGGGATCTCGTTCTACGAGCGGCGCGAGGTGAAGGACGTGCTCGCCTATCTCCGCGCGCTCACCCAGCCGAAGGACGATCTCGCGTGGCTCCGCATCCTGAACGTGCCCGCGCGCGGAATCGGCAAGACCACGGTGGAGCGGCTTCAGGATTTCATGGACGCCCGCAGCCTGAACGTTCCCGAGGCCCTCGCGCACCCGAACCTCGCGGAGTCCACGGGCCCCGCGGCGGCGCGGAAGCTCGCGGAGGTGGGGGCGCTCTTCGACTCCCTGCGCCCCATGCTGCCGCTCTCGCCTCCCGCGTGCGTCGCCGAGGTGGTCGCGCGGGTTCGGTATCGCGAGTACCTCGCGGAGGACGATCCGGTCGAGGCCGAGGAGCGGATCGAGAACGTGGAGGAGCTGATCGCCGGGGCCGAAGCGTACGCGCGCCGTGTCGAGGATCCGACGATCGAGGGATTCCTGTCCGAGGTCTCGCTCCTCACCGACGTGGACCTCTGGGAGGAAGGGGAGGACACGGTCAACCTCATGACGATCCATTCCGCGAAG from the Candidatus Eisenbacteria bacterium genome contains:
- a CDS encoding UvrD-helicase domain-containing protein; its protein translation is MELNPVQRQAVEHPGGPLLILAGAGSGKTRVLTGRVAHLVREAGVPEWAVLAFTFTNKAAREMRERVEGLLGEDDSKVWVGTFHATCVRILRRHAELLGYPKNFVIYDTDDQRSLLRAILREQGGDDKALTPAGASARISTLKNAGITPEEFESRAASPLERKLAPVYARYARGLRDRAAMDFDDLILLTVRLLDMDEEVARSYAGRFRHVLVDEYQDTNAIQFDLIERLSRVHRNLTVVGDDDQSIYAWRGADVGNILSFEERFPDAAVLRLTQNYRSTKTILRAANGVVKHNEGRKEKELWTENETGEPVTLHVLPDEEAEGEKVVSILLEQRRSKGRTNRDFAILYRTNAQSRAVENALRRSAIPYQLTGGISFYERREVKDVLAYLRALTQPKDDLAWLRILNVPARGIGKTTVERLQDFMDARSLNVPEALAHPNLAESTGPAAARKLAEVGALFDSLRPMLPLSPPACVAEVVARVRYREYLAEDDPVEAEERIENVEELIAGAEAYARRVEDPTIEGFLSEVSLLTDVDLWEEGEDTVNLMTIHSAKGLEFPVILVAGLEEGLLPHASSLENPAEMEEERRLFYVALTRAQKEVHLLHATYRRTWNASGGGISRFVSEIPNDCLVVEEDASWGVPRRREAPRRVPDRVAQDARGSGGRGPIGVRVIHPQFGEGVVVACEGVGERAKLTVQFRRAGTKKILAAFAELSHAD